One window from the genome of Deinococcus sp. NW-56 encodes:
- a CDS encoding ImmA/IrrE family metallo-endopeptidase — MRELAATYAGGLPGLDTHSLLAGLDATLRFLPMGDRDGAYDPEHRVVLINSRVRPERQRFTLAHEISHALLLGDDDLLSDLHDAYEGERLEQVIETLCNVGAAALLMPGALIDEVLARHGPSGQALAELARRADVSASTALYALAERTTAPVLYAVCAVSRLDSEDENAPPEKGLTVRASSGAPGVKYSLRPGTPIPDDHPVAVALATRLPLAQESYVPFRSGRRMPAYVDAFPERQRVMVSFALGQRGERAGGEPGE; from the coding sequence ATGCGCGAGCTGGCGGCGACCTACGCGGGCGGGCTGCCGGGGCTGGACACCCACAGCCTCCTCGCCGGGCTGGACGCCACCCTGCGGTTCCTGCCGATGGGGGACCGTGACGGCGCCTATGACCCCGAGCACCGGGTCGTGCTGATCAACAGCCGGGTGCGGCCCGAGCGCCAGCGCTTTACCCTGGCCCACGAGATCAGCCACGCGCTGCTGCTGGGAGACGATGACCTGCTCAGCGACCTGCACGACGCCTACGAGGGCGAGCGGCTGGAGCAGGTCATCGAGACGCTGTGCAATGTGGGTGCCGCCGCGCTGCTGATGCCCGGCGCCCTGATCGACGAGGTGCTGGCCCGGCACGGCCCCAGCGGGCAGGCACTGGCCGAACTCGCCCGCCGCGCCGATGTGAGTGCGAGCACTGCGCTGTACGCCCTGGCTGAGCGGACCACCGCCCCCGTGCTGTACGCCGTGTGTGCCGTAAGCCGCCTGGACAGTGAGGACGAGAACGCTCCGCCGGAAAAGGGCCTGACCGTGCGGGCGAGCAGCGGCGCTCCGGGCGTCAAGTACAGCCTGCGCCCCGGCACGCCCATCCCCGACGACCATCCGGTGGCGGTGGCGCTGGCGACCCGGCTGCCGCTCGCGCAGGAGAGCTACGTGCCCTTCCGCTCGGGTCGGCGGATGCCCGCCTACGTGGACGCCTTTCCAGAGCGGCAGCGCGTGATGGTGAGCTTCGCGCTGGGGCAGCGGGGCGAGCGGGCGGGGGGGGAGCCGGGTGAGTGA
- the folK gene encoding 2-amino-4-hydroxy-6-hydroxymethyldihydropteridine diphosphokinase — translation MTAAYVALGANLGDPLATLRWAREALARLGTVTGVSALYRTAPVGGPVGQPDYLNAVLQLETDLRPPDLLAGLHRLEAEAGRERRERWEARILDLDLLLCGEEVWDTPGLTLPHPRAWGRAFVLAPLADLAPELVHPGTGERVAAALRRVGMAGVTRQAADW, via the coding sequence ATGACGGCGGCGTATGTGGCGCTGGGGGCGAACCTCGGCGATCCGCTGGCGACCCTGCGCTGGGCCAGGGAAGCCCTCGCGCGGCTGGGTACCGTGACCGGGGTGAGCGCCTTGTACCGCACCGCTCCAGTTGGGGGACCGGTCGGGCAACCCGACTACCTCAATGCCGTGCTGCAACTGGAGACCGACCTGCGGCCGCCCGACCTCCTCGCCGGGCTGCACCGGCTGGAGGCGGAGGCGGGCCGCGAGCGCCGCGAACGCTGGGAGGCCCGCATCCTCGACCTCGACCTGCTGCTGTGCGGCGAGGAGGTATGGGACACGCCGGGCCTGACTCTTCCGCATCCCCGCGCCTGGGGCCGGGCCTTCGTGCTCGCGCCGCTGGCGGACCTGGCGCCAGAGCTGGTCCATCCGGGGACGGGGGAGCGGGTAGCGGCGGCCCTGCGGCGGGTCGGTATGGCGGGCGTGACGCGGCAGGCGGCCGACTGGTAG
- the menC gene encoding o-succinylbenzoate synthase: MFKIEAAELTLVRLPLKFRFETSFGVQTEKLVPLLTLHGEGVSGLSEGTMEPAPMYREETISGALALLREVFLPRVLGRTFANPQALEAALGPFRGNRMARAMVEMAAWDLWARTLGVPLGTLLGGSKTEVEVGVSLGIQPDEAATVEIVRRHVEQGYRRIKLKVKPGWDVGPVRAVREAFPDIRLTVDANSAYTLADSGRLAALDAYNLTYIEQPLAWDDLVDHAELQRRLRTPLCLDESVASAADARKGLALGAGRVINVKVARVGGHAEARRVHDVAQAFGVPVWCGGMLESGVGRAHNIHLSTLPNFALPGDTSSASRYWETDVVNEALEATDGRMPVPAGPGIGVTLNRDFVASRAELHEELRA; the protein is encoded by the coding sequence ATGTTCAAAATCGAGGCCGCCGAGCTGACATTGGTGCGTCTGCCCCTGAAGTTCCGCTTCGAGACCAGCTTCGGGGTGCAGACCGAGAAGCTGGTGCCGCTGCTGACGCTGCACGGCGAGGGGGTCTCGGGCCTGAGCGAGGGGACAATGGAACCCGCGCCGATGTACCGCGAAGAGACGATCTCGGGGGCACTGGCGCTGCTGCGCGAGGTCTTCCTGCCGCGCGTGCTGGGCCGGACCTTTGCCAACCCGCAGGCGCTGGAAGCAGCACTCGGCCCCTTCCGGGGCAACCGCATGGCCCGCGCGATGGTGGAGATGGCCGCCTGGGACCTGTGGGCACGGACGCTGGGTGTACCGCTGGGCACGCTGCTGGGCGGCAGCAAAACGGAAGTCGAGGTCGGTGTGAGCCTGGGCATCCAGCCGGACGAGGCGGCGACGGTGGAGATCGTGCGGCGGCATGTGGAGCAGGGCTACCGCCGCATCAAACTGAAGGTCAAACCGGGCTGGGACGTGGGGCCGGTTCGGGCGGTGCGCGAGGCCTTCCCCGACATCCGGCTCACGGTGGATGCCAACAGCGCCTACACGCTGGCCGACTCCGGGCGACTGGCTGCGCTGGACGCCTATAACCTGACCTATATCGAGCAGCCGCTCGCCTGGGACGACCTGGTGGACCACGCGGAGTTGCAGCGCCGGTTGCGGACACCCCTCTGCCTCGACGAGAGCGTGGCGAGCGCGGCCGACGCCCGCAAGGGCCTGGCGCTGGGCGCTGGCCGGGTCATCAACGTGAAGGTCGCGCGGGTGGGAGGGCACGCCGAGGCGCGGCGGGTGCATGACGTGGCGCAGGCATTCGGCGTCCCGGTGTGGTGTGGCGGGATGCTGGAAAGCGGCGTGGGCCGGGCGCACAACATCCACCTCTCGACGCTGCCGAACTTCGCGCTGCCGGGCGATACCAGCTCTGCCAGCCGCTACTGGGAGACCGACGTGGTGAACGAGGCGCTGGAGGCCACCGATGGGCGGATGCCGGTGCCCGCCGGACCCGGCATCGGGGTGACGCTGAACCGTGACTTCGTGGCGAGCCGGGCCGAGTTGCACGAGGAGTTGCGGGCTTGA
- the ruvB gene encoding Holliday junction branch migration DNA helicase RuvB has protein sequence MTEPLDAALRPKTLTEYVGQERLKEKLSVYLQAAKGRREALDHTLLFGPPGLGKTTLAHIIAHELGVNIRVTSGPAIEKPGDLAAILTNSLEEGDVLFIDEIHRLGRVAEEHLYPAMEDFKLDIVLGQGPAARTIELPLPRFTLVGATTRPGLITAPMRSRFGIIEHLEYYTAEEIALNLLRDARLLGFGLEEEAALEIGARSRGTMRIAKRLLRRVRDYADVAGEPVIGMARAHDALDKQGLDSAGLDDRDKKYLETLIHRFAGGPVGVDTLATAISEDALTLEDVYEPYLIQLGFIKRTPRGRVATAHAYDHLGLPVSGRDEEGMGFYAN, from the coding sequence ATGACCGAACCGCTCGACGCCGCCCTGCGGCCCAAGACGCTGACCGAGTACGTGGGGCAGGAGCGCCTCAAGGAAAAGCTCTCGGTGTACCTCCAGGCGGCCAAGGGCCGCCGCGAGGCGCTGGATCACACCCTGCTGTTCGGGCCGCCCGGACTGGGCAAGACCACGCTGGCGCACATCATCGCGCACGAACTCGGGGTGAACATCCGGGTGACCTCGGGTCCGGCCATCGAGAAGCCGGGTGACCTCGCCGCCATCCTGACGAACAGCCTGGAAGAAGGCGACGTGCTGTTTATCGACGAGATTCACCGGCTGGGGCGGGTGGCCGAGGAGCACCTCTACCCCGCTATGGAGGATTTCAAGCTCGACATCGTGCTGGGGCAGGGACCGGCGGCGCGGACCATCGAGCTGCCGCTCCCGCGCTTCACGCTGGTGGGCGCGACGACCCGGCCCGGCCTGATCACCGCGCCCATGCGCTCGCGGTTCGGGATCATCGAACACCTGGAGTACTACACGGCCGAGGAAATCGCCCTGAACCTGCTGCGCGACGCCCGGCTGCTGGGCTTCGGGCTGGAGGAGGAGGCCGCGCTGGAGATCGGCGCCCGCTCGCGCGGCACCATGCGCATCGCCAAGCGGCTGCTGCGCCGGGTGCGCGACTACGCGGACGTGGCTGGGGAGCCGGTGATCGGCATGGCGCGTGCCCACGACGCGCTGGACAAGCAGGGGCTGGACTCGGCAGGCCTCGACGACCGCGACAAGAAGTACCTCGAAACCCTGATCCACCGCTTCGCGGGTGGCCCGGTGGGCGTGGATACCCTCGCCACGGCCATCTCGGAAGACGCCCTGACGCTGGAAGACGTGTACGAGCCGTACCTGATCCAGCTCGGCTTCATCAAGCGCACGCCCCGGGGCCGGGTCGCCACCGCCCACGCCTACGACCACCTGGGGCTGCCGGTCAGTGGGCGGGACGAGGAGGGCATGGGGTTCTACGCAAACTGA
- a CDS encoding ArsC/Spx/MgsR family protein encodes MTAPQVQMFGLKKSAATRAAERFFKERRVKIHFVDLAAKPIAKGELTRFVQKFGLNALLDLEGKAYERSNLAYLRTTEEGIIARIIETPELLRLPLVRGGKVLTVGEDPEGWARMLEG; translated from the coding sequence ATGACCGCCCCCCAGGTTCAGATGTTCGGCCTGAAAAAGAGTGCCGCCACCCGCGCCGCCGAGCGCTTTTTCAAGGAGCGGCGGGTCAAGATTCACTTCGTCGATCTGGCGGCCAAACCCATCGCCAAAGGGGAACTGACCCGCTTCGTCCAGAAGTTCGGGCTGAACGCGCTGCTGGACCTGGAGGGCAAGGCCTACGAACGCAGCAACCTCGCCTACCTCCGCACGACTGAGGAGGGGATCATCGCCCGCATCATCGAGACGCCGGAGTTGCTGCGGCTGCCGCTGGTGCGCGGCGGCAAGGTGCTGACGGTGGGCGAGGACCCGGAGGGCTGGGCGCGGATGCTGGAGGGGTAG
- the folP gene encoding dihydropteroate synthase, translated as MSDLWPERPHRLTFGFPVPGGVRTPDGWEITWRGCAVMGILNVTPDSFSDGGRHAGLEAALAHARAMRDAGALVIDVGGESTRPGAAPVPADAEIDRIRPVLRALADEGLLLSVDTLKPEVARAALEAGAHLVNDVSGLRDLEMVAACAEAGAAACVMHMQGEPRTMQHAPHYDDVVAEVHGYLRAQAERVRAAGVPSVLLDPGLGFGKTVEHNLALLRALPDLTGGEWPVLVGASRKGMIGRFADVPVASERDPGSLALHLHAARCGGAMVRVHAVAEHVQALRVQAALDTSGQETGPLQSPA; from the coding sequence GTGAGTGACCTCTGGCCGGAGCGTCCGCACCGCCTGACCTTCGGCTTCCCGGTGCCGGGCGGCGTCCGCACCCCGGACGGCTGGGAGATCACCTGGAGGGGCTGCGCGGTCATGGGCATCCTCAACGTGACGCCCGACAGCTTCAGCGACGGGGGGCGGCACGCCGGGCTGGAGGCAGCCCTGGCCCACGCCCGCGCGATGCGGGACGCGGGGGCGCTCGTGATCGATGTGGGGGGCGAGAGCACCCGGCCCGGCGCCGCTCCGGTGCCCGCTGACGCGGAGATCGACCGGATTCGCCCGGTGCTGCGGGCGCTGGCGGACGAGGGCCTGCTGCTCAGCGTGGATACCCTCAAGCCCGAGGTGGCGCGGGCGGCCCTGGAGGCGGGAGCGCACCTCGTCAACGACGTGTCGGGGCTGCGCGACCTCGAGATGGTGGCTGCGTGCGCGGAGGCAGGCGCCGCCGCCTGCGTGATGCACATGCAGGGCGAGCCGCGCACCATGCAGCACGCGCCGCATTACGACGACGTGGTGGCGGAGGTTCATGGCTATCTGCGGGCGCAGGCCGAGCGGGTGAGGGCGGCGGGGGTACCCTCCGTGCTGCTCGACCCTGGCCTGGGCTTCGGAAAGACCGTCGAACACAACCTCGCGCTGCTGCGGGCGCTGCCGGACCTGACGGGCGGGGAGTGGCCGGTGCTGGTGGGGGCCAGCCGCAAGGGGATGATCGGGCGCTTCGCGGACGTGCCGGTGGCCTCGGAACGGGACCCCGGCAGCCTGGCCCTGCACCTGCACGCGGCGCGGTGCGGAGGGGCGATGGTGCGGGTCCACGCGGTGGCCGAGCATGTTCAGGCGCTGCGGGTGCAGGCGGCGCTGGACACGTCGGGACAGGAAACAGGCCCGCTACAATCGCCCGCATGA
- a CDS encoding molybdopterin oxidoreductase family protein, whose protein sequence is MSAPATRDVLLTCPLDCPDACRLRITLERGEDGRERAVKLTGDAAHPYTKGFACVKTVHYPARQHHPERPIYPLRRVNPKTDPEPQFERVTWDEALDDIAARLRHLLDTRGPSSILRYHYAGTMGLMENSHAHALWRALGTPELDETICATAGTAAWAMGYGSRLTVDPLDVPHARLIVLWGINSLSTHSHLTPQMTAARKAGARIIHVDPYRNRTSGYADTHLKLKPGTDAALALGVMHELFAHGWTDEAYLAEATTGVEDLREAAREWTPERTAEVTGLTVEEVRDLAHAIGTTRPTYIRVGYGMTRHENGGTALRAVTLIPALTGDWRQRGGGVCLSTSGAFALNRTRLGGAHLTREGVPHVNMNELASALAPDAGFGATVIYNCNPAVVAPDSSRVRAGLMRDDLLVVVLEQAMTETARLADYVLPATTFMEHPDVYTSYGHHWLGYNPAELEAPGEARPNSWVFQQLARRLGVTEPSVYWTVDDLLAEVLNTDHPFLAGITPERLKAEGSVRLNLPEGFLPYAQGADTPSGRVQLSPAPRYQPVGAALNPDYPVRLLTPPAHHFLNSTYGNLANLNRAEGDEPHVLVHPEDAEGYGLDDGGYALIVSEAGQVRRRVKVTQAAQPGVAVVEGTWWGLSAPDGESINTVTTQTLTDLGGGSTFHNTRVRLEPVSSGA, encoded by the coding sequence ATGTCCGCGCCCGCCACCCGCGATGTCCTCCTCACCTGTCCCCTCGACTGCCCCGATGCCTGCCGTCTCCGCATCACCCTGGAGCGCGGCGAGGATGGCCGGGAGCGGGCGGTGAAGCTGACCGGGGACGCGGCGCATCCGTACACCAAGGGCTTCGCTTGCGTGAAGACGGTCCACTACCCCGCCCGGCAGCACCACCCCGAGCGGCCCATTTATCCCCTGCGCCGGGTGAATCCCAAGACCGACCCCGAGCCGCAGTTCGAGCGGGTGACCTGGGACGAGGCGCTGGATGACATCGCGGCCCGGCTGCGGCACCTGCTGGACACGCGCGGCCCCTCCTCCATCCTGCGTTATCACTACGCGGGCACGATGGGCCTGATGGAGAACTCGCACGCCCACGCGCTGTGGCGGGCGCTGGGCACCCCCGAACTCGACGAGACGATCTGCGCGACGGCGGGCACGGCGGCCTGGGCGATGGGCTACGGCTCACGCCTGACGGTGGACCCGCTCGACGTGCCGCACGCCCGATTGATCGTGCTGTGGGGCATCAACAGCCTGAGCACCCACAGCCACCTGACGCCGCAGATGACGGCGGCCCGCAAAGCAGGTGCACGCATCATCCATGTGGACCCCTACCGCAACCGCACAAGCGGGTACGCCGACACCCACCTCAAGCTGAAGCCGGGGACGGACGCGGCGCTCGCATTGGGCGTGATGCACGAACTGTTCGCCCACGGCTGGACGGACGAGGCGTACCTCGCCGAGGCGACGACCGGGGTGGAGGATCTGCGCGAGGCCGCCCGCGAGTGGACCCCCGAGCGCACGGCGGAAGTGACCGGCCTGACGGTGGAGGAGGTGCGCGACCTCGCCCACGCCATCGGGACCACCCGGCCCACCTACATCCGGGTCGGGTACGGGATGACCCGGCACGAAAACGGCGGCACGGCGCTGCGGGCGGTCACGCTGATTCCGGCCCTGACGGGCGACTGGCGGCAGCGGGGCGGGGGGGTGTGCCTCAGCACCAGCGGGGCCTTCGCGCTCAACCGCACCCGGCTGGGGGGGGCGCACCTGACCCGCGAAGGCGTGCCCCACGTCAACATGAACGAACTGGCGAGCGCCCTGGCCCCCGACGCGGGCTTCGGCGCGACTGTGATCTACAACTGCAACCCGGCGGTGGTCGCGCCCGATTCCTCGCGGGTGCGGGCGGGCCTGATGCGCGACGACCTGCTCGTCGTGGTGCTGGAACAGGCGATGACCGAAACGGCGCGGCTGGCCGACTATGTGCTCCCCGCGACCACCTTCATGGAGCACCCCGACGTGTACACCAGCTACGGCCACCACTGGCTGGGCTACAACCCCGCCGAACTGGAGGCCCCCGGCGAGGCCCGGCCCAACTCCTGGGTGTTCCAGCAGCTCGCCCGCCGCCTCGGGGTGACCGAACCCAGCGTGTACTGGACGGTGGACGACCTGCTGGCCGAGGTGCTGAACACGGACCATCCCTTCCTCGCCGGAATCACCCCCGAGCGCCTGAAGGCCGAGGGCAGCGTGCGGCTGAACCTCCCCGAGGGCTTCCTGCCCTACGCGCAGGGGGCCGACACCCCCAGCGGCAGGGTGCAGCTCTCGCCCGCGCCGAGGTACCAGCCGGTGGGCGCGGCGCTGAACCCCGACTACCCGGTGCGCCTGCTCACGCCGCCTGCCCACCACTTCCTGAACTCGACCTACGGCAACCTCGCCAACCTCAACCGCGCTGAGGGCGACGAGCCGCACGTCCTCGTCCACCCCGAGGATGCCGAGGGCTACGGGCTGGACGACGGCGGCTATGCCCTCATCGTCAGCGAGGCGGGGCAGGTGCGCCGCCGGGTGAAGGTGACCCAGGCCGCGCAACCCGGCGTGGCGGTCGTGGAGGGGACGTGGTGGGGTCTCTCGGCCCCCGACGGCGAGAGCATCAACACGGTGACCACGCAGACGCTGACCGACCTGGGGGGCGGCAGCACCTTCCACAACACGCGGGTGCGGCTGGAGCCGGTCAGTTCCGGGGCCTGA
- a CDS encoding acyl-CoA-binding protein: MTTPFEQAQQDVQTLSKKPGNDTLLKLYALYKQGSVGDVTGSRPGRFDFVGGAKYDAWAALKGMNVEEAQAEYVALVETLKARG; encoded by the coding sequence ATGACCACGCCGTTTGAACAGGCCCAGCAGGACGTGCAGACCCTCTCCAAGAAACCCGGCAATGACACCCTGCTCAAGCTGTACGCGCTGTACAAGCAGGGCTCGGTGGGCGACGTGACGGGCAGCCGCCCCGGTAGGTTCGACTTCGTGGGCGGAGCCAAGTACGACGCCTGGGCTGCACTCAAGGGGATGAACGTTGAGGAGGCGCAGGCCGAGTACGTGGCGCTCGTCGAGACCCTCAAGGCTCGGGGCTAG
- a CDS encoding WD40 repeat domain-containing protein gives MHPLRGWLVLAALLSFAASAQASRGAFTVLGQWRGMGNAPLAVSLDGTLVAVTLKDVPNDGLNIAVHDVWTWRRLYRVRSANDVNAPTLVFSPDSATLCSAHTGLRCVEARTGRETEHNVGSDGPGVSALAFSPSGRFYALAIVNTVNDSSLWLVDTWSKAGGWRGTPYPPTPAEGQPSNWIHSLAFSPDGKWLASGSGGGGVILRAAATGRRLGHLSDSGAAVTPAMRAGWTAHAGAVTALGFVSPARLVSGSRNGEVKLWNTHTGKVLSRVRLPRGLNALRVTRDGRVLAATGEGLMLLGTPGDRLKRRETLFSPQDPPTDVGVTADGRTVWTVSQGGTLTRLHLFGQP, from the coding sequence ATGCATCCTCTTCGCGGGTGGCTGGTTCTGGCGGCTCTGCTTTCCTTTGCCGCTTCGGCACAGGCCAGCCGTGGAGCGTTCACGGTGCTCGGGCAGTGGCGGGGCATGGGGAACGCGCCGCTGGCAGTGAGCCTGGACGGCACGCTGGTCGCCGTGACCCTGAAGGACGTGCCCAATGACGGCCTGAACATCGCCGTTCATGACGTGTGGACGTGGAGACGCCTTTACCGGGTGCGGTCGGCCAACGATGTCAATGCCCCCACGCTGGTCTTCAGCCCGGACAGCGCGACTCTATGCAGCGCCCACACGGGCCTGCGCTGTGTTGAGGCCCGCACCGGGCGCGAGACCGAACATAACGTCGGTAGCGACGGCCCCGGTGTCAGCGCCCTAGCTTTCTCCCCGTCTGGGCGCTTCTACGCCCTCGCCATCGTGAATACCGTCAACGATTCCAGCCTGTGGCTGGTGGATACCTGGTCGAAGGCAGGCGGCTGGCGCGGAACACCGTACCCGCCGACCCCGGCTGAGGGGCAGCCGTCCAATTGGATTCATTCGCTGGCCTTCAGCCCCGACGGGAAGTGGCTGGCGAGCGGTTCGGGCGGCGGCGGGGTCATCCTGCGCGCCGCGGCCACCGGGCGGCGACTGGGACACCTGAGCGATTCTGGGGCCGCAGTGACGCCCGCCATGCGGGCAGGCTGGACCGCGCACGCGGGGGCCGTGACGGCGCTGGGCTTCGTGTCGCCTGCCCGACTCGTCAGCGGCTCGCGGAATGGAGAGGTCAAGCTGTGGAACACCCATACCGGCAAGGTCCTGAGCCGGGTGAGGCTCCCGCGCGGCCTGAACGCCCTGCGTGTCACGCGAGATGGGCGAGTACTTGCAGCCACCGGGGAGGGCCTGATGCTGCTGGGGACGCCCGGCGACCGACTGAAACGTCGGGAAACGTTGTTTAGCCCCCAGGACCCGCCGACCGACGTGGGCGTGACGGCGGATGGGCGCACCGTCTGGACCGTCTCGCAGGGCGGCACCCTCACCCGGCTGCATCTGTTCGGCCAGCCCTGA
- the pnp gene encoding polyribonucleotide nucleotidyltransferase, translating to MIGKTYTTVLGGRELSIETGRLAKLVSGSVTLRYGDTVLLVTAQAREDKSTLDFLPLTVEFEERHYAVGKIPGSFHRREGRPGERAILSARITDRQIRPLFPKGYRHETQVIITVLSADQQNLPDVLGPIGASAALSISDIPWGGPTACVRVGLIDGGYVLNPTTDQLTRSTLDLVVAGTRDAVMMVEAGAQVVDEETMVGAIEFAHAEMQGVLSLIEQMRAELGAPKFNFLAEGDLAPDLVPELAEAARAAGLRDALLTVKKKERGTNLKALRDRIIQDRMMEGEVEGAEERIVALKAAFGKVEKQELRRLILEEDLRADGRNSRTVRPIWIEARPLPRAHGSAIFTRGETQVLGVATLGTERDEILVDDLTTEENDKFLLHYNFPPYSTGEVKRMGGQSRREVGHGHLAKRAIRAVLPSFEEFPYVLRVVGEVLESNGSSSMATVCAGTLALMDAGVPLKAPVAGVAMGLVIEDGKYRILTDILGLEDALGDMDFKVCGTAEGVTALQMDIKVGGITPAIMREALAQARDARLHILGKMAEVLPAPRPELSPTAPRIVSLKINPELIGKVIGPGGKQIRELEAMGAQITVEEDGSVRIFSADSAAAEAVRIRIEGLTKTARVGEEYEGTVVKTAPFGAFVNLFPGQDGMLHISQMSEERIQAVEDVLNVGDKLRVKIANIDDRGKIDLIRPELEGKIAPREPRPARAGGGDRVPRPPRRD from the coding sequence ATGATCGGAAAGACCTACACCACGGTGCTCGGCGGGCGCGAACTGAGCATCGAGACGGGGCGGCTGGCCAAGCTCGTCAGCGGCAGCGTCACCCTGCGCTACGGCGACACCGTGCTCCTCGTGACCGCGCAGGCCCGCGAGGACAAGAGCACCCTCGACTTCCTGCCGCTCACCGTCGAGTTCGAGGAACGGCACTACGCCGTCGGCAAGATTCCCGGTTCCTTTCACCGCCGCGAGGGGCGCCCCGGCGAGCGGGCCATCCTCTCGGCCCGCATCACGGACCGCCAGATCCGGCCGCTCTTTCCCAAGGGGTACCGCCACGAGACGCAGGTCATCATCACCGTGCTCTCGGCCGACCAGCAGAACCTGCCCGACGTGCTCGGTCCCATCGGCGCGTCGGCGGCCCTCAGCATCAGCGACATCCCCTGGGGCGGGCCGACCGCCTGCGTGCGGGTGGGCCTGATTGACGGCGGGTACGTGCTGAACCCCACCACCGACCAGCTCACGCGCTCGACCCTCGATCTTGTGGTGGCGGGCACCCGTGACGCCGTGATGATGGTGGAAGCCGGAGCGCAGGTCGTGGACGAGGAGACGATGGTGGGCGCCATCGAGTTCGCGCACGCGGAGATGCAGGGCGTCCTGTCCTTGATCGAGCAGATGCGGGCCGAACTCGGAGCGCCCAAGTTCAACTTCCTGGCGGAAGGCGACCTCGCCCCCGACCTCGTGCCCGAACTCGCCGAGGCCGCACGGGCGGCGGGCCTGCGCGACGCACTGCTCACGGTGAAGAAAAAGGAGCGCGGCACCAACCTCAAGGCGCTGCGCGACCGCATCATTCAGGACCGCATGATGGAAGGCGAGGTCGAGGGGGCCGAGGAACGCATCGTGGCCTTGAAGGCCGCCTTCGGCAAGGTGGAAAAGCAGGAGCTGCGCCGCCTGATCCTGGAAGAGGACCTGCGGGCCGACGGCCGCAACTCACGCACCGTCCGCCCCATCTGGATCGAGGCCCGGCCCCTGCCCCGCGCCCACGGCAGCGCGATCTTCACGCGCGGCGAGACACAGGTGCTGGGCGTCGCCACGCTGGGCACCGAGCGCGACGAGATTCTGGTGGACGACCTGACCACCGAGGAAAACGACAAGTTCCTGCTGCACTACAACTTCCCGCCGTATTCCACGGGCGAGGTCAAGCGCATGGGCGGGCAGTCGCGGCGCGAGGTCGGGCACGGCCACCTCGCCAAGCGGGCCATTCGCGCGGTCCTCCCCTCCTTCGAGGAGTTCCCCTACGTGCTGCGCGTGGTGGGCGAGGTGCTGGAGTCCAACGGGTCCAGCTCCATGGCGACCGTGTGCGCCGGGACCCTCGCGCTGATGGACGCGGGCGTGCCGCTCAAGGCCCCGGTCGCGGGCGTGGCGATGGGCCTCGTCATCGAGGACGGCAAGTACCGCATCCTCACCGACATCCTAGGCCTGGAAGACGCGCTGGGCGACATGGACTTCAAGGTCTGCGGCACCGCCGAAGGGGTGACGGCCCTCCAGATGGACATCAAGGTGGGCGGCATCACCCCGGCGATCATGCGCGAGGCGCTCGCCCAGGCCCGCGACGCCCGCCTGCACATCCTGGGCAAGATGGCCGAGGTGCTGCCCGCGCCGCGCCCCGAGTTGTCCCCCACCGCCCCCCGCATCGTCAGCCTCAAGATCAACCCCGAGCTGATCGGCAAGGTGATCGGGCCGGGCGGCAAGCAGATTCGCGAACTCGAAGCGATGGGCGCCCAGATCACGGTCGAGGAGGACGGCTCGGTCCGCATCTTCTCGGCCGACAGCGCCGCCGCCGAGGCCGTCCGCATCCGCATCGAGGGCCTGACCAAGACCGCCCGCGTGGGCGAGGAATACGAGGGCACGGTGGTGAAGACCGCTCCCTTCGGCGCCTTCGTCAACCTCTTCCCCGGTCAGGACGGCATGCTGCACATCTCGCAGATGAGCGAGGAGCGCATTCAGGCCGTCGAGGACGTGCTGAACGTGGGCGACAAGCTGCGCGTCAAGATCGCCAACATCGACGACCGGGGCAAGATCGACCTGATCCGCCCCGAACTGGAAGGCAAGATCGCCCCGCGCGAACCGCGCCCGGCCCGCGCGGGTGGCGGCGACCGTGTACCGCGCCCGCCGCGCCGGGACTGA
- the folB gene encoding dihydroneopterin aldolase — translation MSRVVLEGLEFHARHGVFESEAALGARFVVDAELHWAFAGIPDDLTAAVNYAAVYASIREEVTGERHLLIEVLADRIARRLLREHGRLEAVTVRVHKPFAPLPGVFRDVYAELTLRPGE, via the coding sequence ATGAGCCGCGTGGTGCTGGAAGGACTGGAGTTTCATGCCCGGCACGGCGTCTTCGAATCGGAGGCGGCGCTGGGCGCCCGTTTCGTGGTGGACGCCGAGCTGCACTGGGCCTTCGCGGGCATTCCCGACGACCTCACGGCGGCCGTCAACTACGCCGCCGTCTACGCCTCCATCCGCGAGGAGGTCACGGGCGAGCGCCACCTGCTGATCGAGGTGCTGGCCGACCGCATCGCCCGGCGGCTGCTGCGCGAACACGGGCGGCTGGAGGCCGTGACCGTGCGGGTGCATAAGCCCTTCGCCCCCCTGCCCGGCGTCTTCCGCGACGTGTACGCCGAGTTGACCCTGCGGCCCGGCGAATGA